From the genome of Actinomycetota bacterium, one region includes:
- the purL gene encoding phosphoribosylformylglycinamidine synthase subunit PurL, with translation MTETEEPLHRRLGLADDEFERIRETLGREPRRAELAMYGAMWSEHCSYKSSKIHLKTLPTEGSAVLVGPGQDAGAVDVGDGMAAVFKMESHSHPSAIEPYQGAATGVGGIVRDIVSMGARPVALLDPLMFGPLTEPRNRWLLEGVVAGIGGYGNCIGVPTVGGEIRFAEPHSANPTVDVMCVGLAPADELVTGTSLTPHVGSFMVLYGATTGRDGIGGVSVLASATLDETSEESRPSVQIGDPFAEKLLIEASLELISLGLLEGLQDLGGAGITCAVSESAARAGMGAALDLDAVPLREEGMETLEILTSESQERMLAIVHPSKLDEVRAVCERWGLQIAVIAELVEGGRLTVTHGGQIVAEVPATSLVDEGPEYDRPREAPAETPGVADDPTFVPFDGDLLDSLRAVLGAPNVASKRWVWQQYDSLVQGQTIAGAGSDAAVIRLAGTMKALALSTDGKGRYGALDPYLGAMHAVAEAARNVAVTGARPLAITNCLNFGNPERPVVMWQFAESISGMREACIALETPVTGGNVSFYNESADSAIWPTPVIGMLGLLDDHRLRVPAGFPAAGLSVYLLGETFPELGGSEFADVVLGLVAGRPPALDLVKERALHALLVEAAAVDLLASAHDCSDGGLAIALAESAIEGGHGFAVTIGSDLPAHVALFSESASRVVVGVAPEHEQAFAELARTHGVPAARLGETGGPRVVFGGIFETTVAELTDIHETAIPRLLGEAV, from the coding sequence GTGACCGAGACCGAGGAGCCCCTGCACCGCCGGCTCGGCCTCGCCGACGACGAGTTCGAGCGCATCCGCGAGACGCTCGGCCGCGAGCCTCGCCGGGCCGAGCTCGCGATGTACGGGGCGATGTGGTCGGAGCACTGCAGCTACAAGTCCTCGAAGATCCACCTGAAGACGCTGCCCACCGAGGGGAGCGCCGTGCTGGTCGGGCCGGGACAGGATGCCGGCGCGGTCGACGTCGGCGACGGCATGGCCGCGGTGTTCAAGATGGAGTCACATTCGCACCCGAGCGCGATCGAGCCCTACCAGGGAGCCGCGACCGGGGTCGGCGGCATCGTGCGCGACATCGTCTCGATGGGAGCGCGGCCGGTCGCGCTCCTCGATCCGCTGATGTTCGGCCCGCTCACCGAGCCGCGCAACCGGTGGCTCCTGGAGGGCGTGGTCGCCGGCATCGGCGGGTACGGGAACTGCATCGGGGTGCCGACCGTCGGTGGCGAGATCCGGTTCGCCGAGCCGCACTCCGCCAACCCCACCGTCGACGTGATGTGCGTCGGCCTGGCGCCGGCGGACGAGCTCGTGACCGGCACGTCGCTCACCCCCCACGTCGGGTCGTTCATGGTCCTCTACGGGGCGACCACCGGCCGCGACGGCATCGGCGGGGTGAGCGTGCTCGCGAGCGCGACGCTCGACGAGACGAGCGAGGAATCCCGGCCCAGCGTGCAGATCGGGGACCCGTTCGCCGAGAAGCTCCTGATCGAGGCGTCGCTCGAGCTGATCTCGCTCGGCCTGCTCGAGGGACTGCAGGACCTGGGCGGCGCCGGCATCACGTGCGCGGTGAGCGAGTCCGCGGCTCGCGCGGGCATGGGGGCCGCGCTCGACCTCGACGCGGTGCCGCTGCGCGAGGAGGGCATGGAGACGTTGGAGATCCTCACGAGCGAGTCGCAGGAGCGGATGCTCGCGATCGTGCACCCGTCCAAGCTCGACGAGGTGCGAGCGGTCTGTGAGCGCTGGGGCCTGCAGATCGCCGTGATCGCGGAGCTGGTCGAGGGCGGCCGGCTGACCGTGACGCACGGGGGCCAGATCGTCGCCGAGGTCCCGGCGACCTCCCTCGTCGACGAGGGCCCGGAGTACGACCGGCCGCGCGAGGCGCCCGCCGAGACGCCCGGCGTCGCCGACGACCCGACCTTCGTGCCTTTCGACGGCGATCTGCTCGACTCGCTGCGGGCCGTGCTCGGCGCGCCGAACGTGGCATCGAAGCGATGGGTGTGGCAGCAGTACGACTCGCTCGTGCAGGGGCAGACGATCGCCGGTGCCGGCAGCGATGCGGCGGTGATCCGCCTGGCCGGCACGATGAAGGCCCTGGCGCTGTCGACCGACGGCAAGGGCCGGTACGGGGCCCTCGATCCGTACCTCGGTGCGATGCACGCGGTGGCCGAGGCCGCCCGCAACGTCGCGGTCACCGGCGCGCGTCCTCTTGCGATCACGAACTGCCTCAACTTCGGGAACCCCGAGCGTCCCGTCGTGATGTGGCAGTTCGCGGAATCGATCAGTGGCATGCGCGAGGCTTGCATCGCGCTCGAGACGCCCGTGACCGGCGGCAACGTGAGTTTCTACAACGAGTCGGCGGACTCCGCGATCTGGCCGACCCCGGTGATCGGCATGCTCGGGCTGCTCGACGACCACCGACTGCGGGTGCCGGCCGGCTTTCCTGCCGCCGGGTTGTCCGTGTACCTGCTGGGGGAGACGTTCCCCGAGCTCGGAGGGTCGGAGTTCGCGGACGTCGTGCTCGGCCTCGTCGCCGGCAGGCCTCCGGCTCTCGACCTCGTCAAGGAGCGAGCGCTGCACGCGCTGCTGGTCGAGGCCGCGGCGGTCGACCTGCTGGCGAGCGCGCACGACTGCTCCGACGGTGGCCTCGCGATCGCGCTCGCGGAGTCGGCGATCGAGGGCGGACACGGGTTCGCGGTCACGATCGGGAGCGACCTGCCGGCGCACGTCGCGCTGTTCAGCGAGAGCGCGTCGCGGGTCGTGGTGGGTGTCGCGCCGGAACACGAGCAGGCGTTCGCCGAGCTCGCCCGGACCCACGGGGTTCCGGCGGCGCGCCTCGGCGAGACCGGGGGCCCACGCGTCGTGTTCGGCGGCATCTTCGAGACGACGGTCGCCGAGCTGACGGACATCCACGAGACGGCGATCCCACGGCTGTTGGGAGAGGCGGTCTGA
- the purQ gene encoding phosphoribosylformylglycinamidine synthase subunit PurQ, protein MTAATPRVGVITFPGSLDDGDALRAIETMGGEGVALWHAEHDLRGVDAVVLPGGFSYGDYLRCGAIAGHAPILDEVRTFAGRGGPVLGICNGFQILCEARMLPGALIRNASLRFICRDVFLRVETSQTPVTSELVPGEVIEIPIKHGEGQFVATPEQLRAIEDEGLVVFRYADRSGGVGEDTNPNGSLDSIAGVRNEAGNVVGLMPHPEHAVDPDVGPTGGQPLFAALLASALAGARA, encoded by the coding sequence ATGACGGCCGCGACACCCCGCGTCGGCGTGATCACGTTCCCCGGGTCGCTGGACGACGGCGACGCCCTACGCGCGATCGAGACGATGGGCGGGGAAGGCGTCGCGCTCTGGCACGCCGAGCACGACCTCCGGGGCGTCGACGCGGTGGTCCTGCCGGGAGGGTTCAGCTACGGCGACTACCTGCGATGCGGGGCGATCGCGGGCCATGCACCGATCCTGGACGAGGTGCGGACGTTCGCCGGCCGCGGGGGTCCGGTGCTCGGCATCTGCAACGGGTTCCAGATCCTGTGCGAGGCGCGGATGCTGCCGGGGGCGCTGATCCGCAACGCATCGCTGCGGTTCATCTGCCGCGACGTGTTCCTGCGAGTGGAGACGTCGCAGACGCCGGTCACGAGCGAGCTGGTGCCCGGCGAGGTGATCGAGATCCCGATCAAGCACGGCGAGGGCCAGTTCGTGGCCACGCCCGAGCAGCTGCGCGCCATCGAGGACGAGGGGCTCGTCGTGTTCCGGTACGCCGATCGATCCGGGGGTGTCGGCGAGGACACGAACCCGAACGGGTCGCTCGACTCGATCGCCGGGGTGCGCAACGAGGCGGGCAACGTCGTCGGCCTGATGCCACATCCCGAGCACGCCGTTGACCCCGACGTCGGTCCCACCGGTGGGCAGCCGTTGTTCGCCGCGCTGCTCGCGAGCGCGTTGGCGGGAGCGCGGGCGTGA
- the purS gene encoding phosphoribosylformylglycinamidine synthase subunit PurS, whose amino-acid sequence MRFTFEVLVTLKPGLADPQGKAVEASLPALGFSDVSDVHVGRHVRLDVEAPTEPEARTQVQEIARRLLSNPVIEDFRVLESSGSDGRAGAR is encoded by the coding sequence ATGAGGTTCACGTTCGAGGTGTTGGTCACGTTGAAGCCGGGCCTCGCCGACCCCCAGGGCAAGGCCGTGGAAGCATCCCTCCCGGCGCTCGGGTTCTCCGACGTCTCCGACGTGCACGTGGGGCGTCATGTTCGGCTCGACGTCGAGGCGCCGACCGAGCCCGAGGCGAGGACCCAGGTGCAGGAGATCGCGCGGCGGCTGCTCTCGAACCCGGTGATCGAGGACTTCCGGGTCCTCGAGTCGAGCGGGTCGGACGGGAGGGCGGGAGCGCGATGA
- a CDS encoding phosphoribosylaminoimidazolesuccinocarboxamide synthase: MTEAGQLVARGKVRDVYDAGDEALLLVATDRISAFDVVLSEPIPNKGRVLTGLSLHWFDRTGDLVGNHVLSADPGSFPAPFAHEPSLAGRALLVRRADVVPLECVARGYLSGSGWAQYRETGSICGVGLPAGLVESDRLPEPIFTPTTKAAEGHDLPVTSDQAIDIVGRGLFERLRELTIGIYERIAATAIERGVIVADTKFEFGFAGGQLVLVDEVGTPDSSRFWPADTYRPGQAQPSFDKQYVRDWLDAAGWDHEPPPPSLPADVVDGTAARYREAYERVTARPFETYLRSAGVDGAAAADAAALDRLREEHA; this comes from the coding sequence GTGACCGAGGCAGGGCAGTTGGTCGCGCGCGGCAAGGTCCGCGACGTCTACGACGCCGGCGACGAGGCCCTGCTGCTCGTCGCTACCGATCGCATCAGCGCGTTCGACGTCGTGCTGTCCGAGCCGATCCCGAACAAGGGTCGGGTGCTCACGGGGCTCTCGCTGCACTGGTTCGACCGCACGGGCGACCTCGTCGGCAACCACGTCCTGAGCGCCGACCCTGGGTCGTTCCCGGCGCCGTTCGCCCACGAGCCGAGCCTGGCGGGACGAGCGCTCCTCGTGCGCCGCGCCGACGTCGTCCCGCTCGAGTGCGTCGCGCGCGGCTACCTGAGTGGAAGCGGATGGGCCCAGTACCGCGAGACCGGCTCGATCTGCGGCGTCGGCCTGCCTGCGGGGTTGGTCGAGTCCGATCGGCTGCCCGAGCCGATCTTCACGCCGACCACGAAGGCCGCGGAGGGCCACGACCTCCCGGTGACGTCCGATCAGGCGATCGACATCGTCGGGCGCGGTCTTTTCGAACGGCTGCGGGAGCTGACGATCGGCATCTACGAGCGCATCGCCGCGACGGCGATCGAGCGCGGGGTGATCGTTGCCGACACGAAGTTCGAGTTCGGGTTCGCCGGCGGGCAGCTGGTGCTCGTCGACGAGGTGGGCACGCCCGACTCCAGCCGGTTCTGGCCCGCCGACACGTACCGGCCCGGGCAGGCGCAGCCGAGCTTCGACAAGCAGTACGTGCGCGACTGGCTCGACGCCGCCGGATGGGACCACGAACCGCCGCCGCCCTCCTTGCCCGCCGACGTCGTCGACGGCACGGCGGCCCGCTACCGCGAGGCATACGAGCGCGTGACCGCCCGGCCGTTCGAGACGTACCTGCGGTCCGCGGGCGTCGACGGCGCTGCGGCGGCCGACGCCGCGGCCCTGGATCGCCTCCGGGAGGAGCACGCATGA
- the purB gene encoding adenylosuccinate lyase has protein sequence MIPRYDVPEISSVWSDEARLGHWLEIELLAVEAWSELGVVPAADAAACRDRASFTVEAVLERERVTRHDIAAFVDVVAGSVGEEGRWIHYGLTSSDVLDTAFGLQLRAAADVLLARLERLLAVVKHLALVHRDTPIIGRSHGVHAEPTSFGHKVAVWAFELDRDRERLRRAREVVSVGALSGVVGSYSAVDPRVEQLVCARLGLTPAEVSTQVIQRDRHAEYMATLAITASTLDAIATEIRHLARTEVREVQEPFVEGQKGSSAMPHKRNPVASERVSGLARVIRGHALTALENVTLWHERDISHSSAERLIFPDATGLLAFMLDDLTRVVDGLAVFPDRMRENLDAHGGIAYSQSVLLALVDAGLARDDAYRIVQRSAAAAWDEGEGFRDAVTADPEVHAALGDAELAGLFDPARFLRNLGPMFERLEKLPVEEPS, from the coding sequence TTGATCCCACGCTACGACGTGCCCGAGATCTCGTCGGTCTGGTCCGACGAGGCCAGGCTCGGGCACTGGCTCGAGATCGAGCTGCTGGCCGTCGAGGCGTGGTCGGAGCTGGGTGTCGTGCCGGCCGCCGACGCGGCTGCGTGTCGCGACCGAGCGTCGTTCACGGTCGAGGCGGTGCTCGAGCGCGAGCGGGTCACGCGCCACGACATCGCGGCCTTCGTCGACGTCGTCGCCGGCTCGGTCGGGGAGGAGGGTCGGTGGATCCACTACGGGCTCACGTCGAGCGACGTGCTCGACACGGCGTTCGGCCTGCAGCTGCGCGCGGCCGCCGACGTGTTGCTCGCGCGCCTGGAACGGCTGCTCGCCGTGGTGAAGCACCTGGCGCTCGTGCACAGGGACACGCCCATCATCGGCCGCAGCCACGGCGTGCACGCCGAGCCCACCTCGTTCGGGCACAAGGTCGCCGTCTGGGCGTTCGAGCTCGACCGAGACCGCGAGCGGCTCCGCCGGGCGCGCGAGGTGGTGAGCGTCGGCGCGCTCAGCGGGGTCGTGGGTTCCTACAGCGCCGTGGACCCTCGCGTCGAGCAGCTCGTCTGCGCCAGGCTCGGCCTGACGCCGGCCGAGGTGAGCACCCAGGTGATCCAGCGCGACCGACACGCGGAGTACATGGCGACCCTCGCGATCACCGCGTCGACGCTCGACGCGATCGCCACCGAGATCCGCCATCTCGCCCGCACCGAGGTGCGCGAGGTCCAGGAGCCCTTCGTCGAGGGGCAGAAGGGCTCCAGCGCGATGCCGCACAAGCGGAACCCCGTCGCATCCGAGCGGGTCAGCGGCCTCGCCCGCGTGATACGCGGCCATGCCCTCACGGCGCTCGAGAACGTCACCCTGTGGCATGAGCGGGACATCTCGCACTCGAGCGCCGAGCGCCTGATCTTCCCCGACGCGACGGGCCTGCTGGCCTTCATGCTCGACGACCTCACGCGTGTGGTCGACGGGCTCGCTGTCTTCCCCGATCGCATGCGGGAGAACCTCGACGCGCACGGCGGCATCGCCTACAGCCAGTCGGTGCTGCTCGCCCTCGTCGACGCTGGGCTCGCGCGCGACGACGCGTACCGGATCGTGCAGCGCTCGGCCGCGGCGGCGTGGGACGAGGGCGAGGGCTTCCGCGACGCCGTCACCGCCGACCCCGAGGTGCACGCGGCGCTCGGCGACGCCGAGCTCGCCGGGCTGTTCGACCCGGCCCGGTTCCTGCGCAACCTGGGGCCGATGTTCGAGCGGCTCGAGAAGCTCCCCGTCGAGGAACCCTCGTGA
- a CDS encoding AIR carboxylase family protein, which produces MTDETMRAGVLAASPSELGTMRQAGLILEKFGVAHEIRIMSSSRNPDLVDEYARTAFERGLKVIICSTGMSGHLAAAVAARTILPVIGVPIATSPQMLGYEALAITAQMPTGVPVATVGVDAAVNAAVLAAQIVGVGDAEVQAALWRFKDDLAEGLKL; this is translated from the coding sequence GTGACCGACGAGACCATGCGGGCCGGGGTGCTGGCGGCATCACCGAGCGAGCTGGGCACGATGCGACAGGCGGGTCTGATCCTCGAGAAGTTCGGGGTCGCCCACGAGATCCGGATCATGTCGTCGTCGCGGAACCCCGATCTCGTCGACGAGTACGCCCGCACCGCGTTCGAACGCGGCCTGAAGGTGATCATCTGCTCCACCGGCATGTCCGGTCACCTCGCCGCGGCCGTCGCGGCCCGCACGATCCTGCCCGTGATCGGCGTGCCGATCGCGACCTCGCCGCAGATGCTCGGGTACGAAGCCCTCGCGATCACCGCCCAGATGCCGACCGGCGTGCCCGTGGCGACGGTGGGTGTCGACGCGGCCGTCAATGCGGCCGTGCTGGCTGCTCAGATCGTCGGGGTCGGCGACGCAGAGGTGCAGGCGGCCCTCTGGCGCTTCAAGGACGACCTTGCGGAGGGCCTGAAGCTTTGA
- the purD gene encoding phosphoribosylamine--glycine ligase, with protein sequence MKVLVVGGGGREHALCWGLARSPRVTEIVAAPGNAGIGALARTMTDVPVGDLDRLVTLISQEHPDLVVVGPEGPLVGGLVDRLLGLGFAVFGPVADAARLEGSKSYAKDLMVEGGIPTARSGSFSALEPAVAFVDGLGGRAVVKADGLAAGKGVTVAATRATAVAALRDCLEARAFGDAGATVMVEELLEGPEVSAFALVDANTVAPLALSQDHKRVGDGDTGPNTGGMGAYSPLPWVEAATEQRIWSIVRRTVAALRARGVTYRGLLYTGLMLTADGPKVLEYNCRFGDPETEVVIPRLVSDLADLLEATAADRLADVKIALHDDASVTVVLAGGGYPGPSPAGLPITGLDAAAGTSGATVFHAGTARSGDTVVTAGGRVLAITGTGGTIGDARAVAYRAADRITFEGKTYRRDIAAQAARLAGEELP encoded by the coding sequence ATGAAGGTGCTCGTCGTCGGCGGGGGAGGTCGCGAGCACGCGCTCTGCTGGGGGCTCGCGCGCAGCCCCCGCGTCACCGAGATCGTGGCGGCTCCCGGGAACGCCGGCATCGGTGCCCTTGCCCGAACGATGACGGATGTGCCGGTCGGCGACCTCGACCGACTCGTCACCCTGATCTCGCAGGAGCACCCGGATCTCGTGGTGGTCGGCCCCGAGGGTCCGCTGGTCGGAGGGCTCGTCGATCGCCTGCTCGGCCTCGGGTTCGCGGTCTTCGGGCCCGTGGCCGACGCCGCCCGGCTCGAGGGTTCGAAGTCGTACGCCAAGGACCTGATGGTCGAGGGCGGCATCCCGACCGCCCGATCGGGTTCCTTCTCGGCGCTCGAGCCCGCGGTCGCGTTCGTCGACGGGCTCGGGGGTCGTGCCGTCGTCAAGGCTGACGGGCTGGCCGCCGGCAAGGGGGTCACGGTCGCGGCCACCCGAGCGACCGCGGTCGCGGCGCTCCGCGATTGCCTGGAGGCCCGTGCATTCGGCGACGCCGGCGCGACGGTGATGGTCGAGGAGCTGCTCGAAGGGCCAGAGGTCTCCGCCTTCGCGCTCGTCGACGCGAACACCGTGGCGCCGCTGGCGCTCAGCCAGGATCACAAGCGCGTCGGGGACGGCGACACCGGGCCGAACACGGGCGGCATGGGGGCCTACTCGCCGCTGCCGTGGGTCGAAGCAGCGACCGAGCAACGCATCTGGTCGATCGTCCGTCGCACCGTCGCCGCGCTTCGCGCTCGCGGTGTGACGTATCGGGGCTTGCTCTACACGGGCCTGATGCTCACCGCCGACGGGCCGAAGGTGCTCGAGTACAACTGCCGGTTCGGCGACCCAGAGACCGAGGTGGTGATCCCGAGGCTCGTGAGCGATCTCGCCGACCTGCTGGAGGCCACCGCGGCCGACCGCCTCGCCGACGTGAAGATCGCGCTGCACGACGACGCCTCGGTCACGGTCGTGTTGGCCGGCGGCGGATATCCGGGGCCGTCCCCGGCGGGCCTGCCGATCACCGGTCTCGACGCGGCGGCGGGAACGTCCGGGGCGACCGTCTTCCATGCGGGCACGGCACGGTCCGGCGATACAGTGGTGACCGCCGGGGGCCGGGTGCTGGCGATCACGGGCACAGGAGGCACGATCGGCGATGCCCGAGCCGTCGCCTACCGGGCCGCCGATCGGATCACGTTCGAAGGGAAGACGTACAGGCGAGACATCGCGGCCCAGGCGGCCCGGCTCGCGGGGGAGGAGCTGCCGTGA
- a CDS encoding adenylosuccinate synthase: MPASIVLGTQWGDEGKGKAVDYLADRMDYVVRYQGGNNAGHTVIAEGRLLKLQLIPSGILYPHITSVIADGVVVDPRHLMKEMDQVRETGVDVSRLIVSGNAHMIMPYHLEIEKVTERFLGKNALGTTKRGIGPAYGDKAARIGLRIQDLFDEKIFREKLEVVLREKNLILTKIYNRLPLDPERIVDEYMGLADRIQPHVVDTGSLLYEALRDGKHVMFEGAQGVLLDLDHGTYPFVTSSNPVAGSALASAGIGPHWVDRVVGIMKAYITRVGAGPFPTELHDEVGERLGTRGKEFGTVTGRQRRCGWFDACLGRYAARLNGLTEIVITKLDVLSGLETVKICTGYRAYGQTFDDMPPHQSVFHDASPIYEELEGWHEEIDECSAFEKLPKQAQAYVRRMEELVGVPASLVSVGPSREQSLPVA, translated from the coding sequence ATGCCTGCCTCGATCGTGCTCGGCACCCAGTGGGGGGACGAGGGCAAGGGCAAGGCGGTCGACTACCTCGCCGATCGCATGGACTACGTGGTCCGCTACCAGGGCGGGAACAACGCGGGCCACACCGTGATCGCCGAGGGCCGACTGCTGAAGCTGCAGCTGATCCCCTCGGGCATCCTCTACCCACACATCACCTCGGTGATCGCCGACGGGGTCGTCGTCGATCCGCGCCATCTGATGAAGGAGATGGATCAGGTCCGCGAGACGGGGGTCGACGTCTCCCGGCTCATCGTGAGCGGCAACGCGCACATGATCATGCCGTACCACCTCGAGATCGAGAAGGTGACGGAGCGGTTCCTGGGCAAGAACGCGCTCGGCACGACGAAGCGCGGCATCGGGCCGGCCTACGGCGACAAGGCCGCGCGGATCGGGCTGCGCATCCAGGACCTGTTCGACGAGAAGATCTTCCGCGAGAAGCTCGAGGTCGTGCTGCGCGAGAAGAACCTGATCCTCACGAAGATCTACAACCGGTTGCCGCTCGACCCCGAGCGCATCGTCGACGAGTACATGGGGCTCGCCGACCGCATCCAACCCCACGTCGTCGACACGGGCTCGCTGCTGTACGAGGCCCTGCGCGACGGCAAGCATGTGATGTTCGAGGGCGCGCAGGGCGTGTTGCTCGATCTTGACCACGGCACATACCCGTTCGTGACCTCGTCGAACCCGGTCGCCGGCAGCGCTCTCGCGAGCGCGGGCATCGGTCCGCATTGGGTCGACCGGGTGGTGGGCATCATGAAGGCCTACATCACGAGGGTCGGTGCGGGACCGTTCCCGACGGAGCTCCACGACGAGGTGGGCGAGCGGCTGGGGACGCGCGGCAAGGAGTTCGGCACCGTGACCGGACGTCAGCGCCGGTGCGGCTGGTTCGACGCCTGCCTCGGACGGTACGCGGCGCGGCTGAACGGGCTCACCGAGATCGTGATCACGAAGCTCGACGTGTTGAGTGGGCTCGAGACGGTGAAGATCTGCACCGGCTATCGGGCGTACGGCCAGACGTTCGACGACATGCCGCCGCACCAGTCGGTCTTCCACGACGCCAGCCCGATCTACGAGGAGCTCGAAGGCTGGCACGAGGAGATCGACGAATGCAGCGCCTTCGAGAAGCTCCCGAAGCAGGCGCAGGCATACGTCCGCCGCATGGAGGAGCTCGTGGGGGTGCCGGCAAGCCTCGTGAGCGTCGGTCCCTCCCGCGAGCAGAGCCTTCCGGTGGCGTGA
- a CDS encoding ABC transporter substrate-binding protein — MQKSGWLRSIALLGALALVAVACGDDSGGGSGESTERSIVRFAFSPDPVIDWMNDQGIIPEYEEKWNVRLVTTSTWDEFAFFAGGHGDIVSMATYETPLLEEETGVDTVTFGAYNNLRVPVFVRSDSDYETLDDLKGQVVAVPGPVSSTIVWGMFTEDWYGSDFCIERPDGSDCADYDLREGDHFANMDLLLRGDIEACVCIPEAGFPYWRTGEIRALYEPTNAPWEIYEEQYAPGHKGLNGNNFVARKDWYDTHPNEVAFFLDLWERGIKEWQENKEEIIRTYPQHFAVEEDADVDFAVEYMNEHDFFTDTVYLDQEWVDNETAVYDLMKQTGWMNEDSEIPEFVVTEPSEPAA; from the coding sequence ATGCAGAAGAGTGGTTGGCTGAGATCGATCGCGTTGCTCGGCGCGCTCGCTCTCGTCGCGGTTGCGTGTGGCGATGACTCCGGCGGTGGATCGGGAGAGAGCACCGAGCGATCCATCGTGCGGTTCGCGTTCTCGCCCGACCCGGTGATCGACTGGATGAACGACCAGGGGATCATCCCCGAGTACGAGGAGAAGTGGAACGTCCGGCTCGTGACGACCTCCACCTGGGACGAATTCGCGTTCTTCGCCGGGGGGCACGGCGACATCGTCTCGATGGCGACGTACGAGACGCCGCTCCTCGAGGAGGAGACTGGCGTCGACACCGTGACCTTCGGTGCCTACAACAACCTGCGCGTCCCCGTCTTCGTGCGCTCCGACAGCGACTACGAGACGCTCGACGACCTGAAGGGTCAGGTCGTCGCCGTGCCCGGTCCGGTCTCCTCCACGATCGTGTGGGGCATGTTCACCGAGGATTGGTACGGCAGCGACTTCTGCATCGAGCGGCCCGACGGCAGCGACTGCGCGGACTACGACCTGCGCGAAGGCGATCACTTCGCCAACATGGACCTGCTGCTGCGTGGCGACATCGAGGCGTGTGTGTGCATCCCCGAGGCAGGCTTCCCGTACTGGCGTACCGGTGAGATCCGGGCGCTGTACGAGCCGACCAACGCCCCGTGGGAGATCTACGAGGAGCAGTACGCGCCCGGCCACAAGGGCCTGAACGGCAACAACTTCGTCGCGCGCAAGGACTGGTACGACACCCATCCGAACGAGGTCGCCTTCTTCCTCGACCTATGGGAGCGCGGCATCAAGGAGTGGCAGGAGAACAAGGAAGAGATCATCAGGACCTACCCGCAACACTTCGCGGTCGAAGAGGACGCCGACGTCGACTTCGCGGTGGAGTACATGAACGAGCACGACTTCTTCACCGACACCGTCTACCTCGACCAGGAGTGGGTGGACAACGAGACCGCCGTCTACGACCTGATGAAGCAGACCGGCTGGATGAACGAGGACTCGGAGATCCCCGAGTTCGTGGTCACCGAGCCGAGCGAACCCGCAGCATGA
- a CDS encoding ABC transporter permease, giving the protein MATQSVRTAPRKLLPRGWLGGDHLAPKYRLWRLAGYVVFIGIWAVLAAYFFEPFVLPSPTEVIREMWEIVRSGDFWVTVWATIKHLAIGFSIAFVLGTTVGIMMGRSAYWDGFFRDYVMLTLTTPGLVFALIAVMIFGLSAWGPIVAIVLTTLPHVTINVVEGVRAIPRDLSDMATAFGVSRSTQVRSIILPAVAPFLFTAARYGFAIAWKITALTELFGGADGIGIQIRVQFQFFNIAGVLAWAFFLVGFSLITERLVLQRIEDHFFRWRPKAFV; this is encoded by the coding sequence GTGGCGACACAGAGCGTTCGAACCGCACCGCGCAAGCTGCTCCCTCGTGGCTGGCTGGGTGGGGACCACCTCGCTCCGAAGTACCGCCTCTGGCGACTTGCCGGCTACGTCGTCTTCATCGGCATCTGGGCCGTGCTCGCCGCGTACTTCTTCGAGCCCTTCGTGCTGCCGTCACCGACGGAAGTGATCCGGGAGATGTGGGAGATCGTTCGGTCGGGGGACTTCTGGGTGACGGTCTGGGCGACGATCAAGCATCTTGCGATCGGCTTCTCGATCGCGTTCGTGCTCGGGACCACGGTCGGGATCATGATGGGACGCAGCGCGTACTGGGACGGGTTCTTCCGGGACTACGTGATGCTCACGCTCACCACCCCGGGCCTCGTGTTCGCGCTGATCGCGGTGATGATCTTCGGCCTCTCCGCCTGGGGCCCGATCGTCGCGATCGTGCTCACCACGTTGCCCCACGTGACGATCAACGTGGTCGAGGGCGTGCGAGCGATCCCACGGGATCTGAGCGACATGGCCACCGCGTTCGGCGTGTCTCGGAGCACACAGGTCCGCTCCATCATCCTGCCCGCCGTGGCGCCCTTCCTGTTCACCGCGGCCCGATACGGGTTCGCGATCGCCTGGAAGATCACTGCGCTCACGGAGCTGTTCGGCGGCGCAGACGGCATCGGCATCCAGATCCGCGTGCAGTTCCAGTTCTTCAACATCGCCGGGGTACTGGCCTGGGCCTTCTTCCTCGTGGGCTTCTCGCTGATCACGGAGCGGTTGGTGCTGCAGCGCATCGAGGACCACTTCTTCCGCTGGCGTCCGAAGGCGTTCGTGTGA